The stretch of DNA GAGGCTAGGATGGGACGGTGAATGATGAACCTATTAATTTCTCAGTCTTCCGGTGAAGCGATCTACTCGCAAATCGTGAGACAGATCCGGCAGGCTATATTGTCCGGACAGCTGGAACCGGGAACGTCACTACCCTCTATTCGCCAGCTGGCTAAGGAACTGCAAATTAGTGTTATTACCACGAAGCGGGCTTATAACGAGCTGGAACAGGAAGGTTTGATCGATTCCATTGTGGGCAAAGGGTCCTTTGTCTCCGGAGGAAGTCAGGAGTTCATGCGCGAACAGCAGCTGCGAATTCTTGAGGAGAAGCTGAAGGACATATTGAGGGAGTGCAGAAGCCTTTCTGTCGGAACGGAAGAGCTGATTGAGATGATTACATTACTGGAGAAAGAGGGAGAGCAAGTATGAAGAATGCCATCGAAGTACGTGGCCTAGGAAAAAAATACGGAGCATATGCCTTGTCGAACGTATCCTTTGATGTGCCAAAGGGTTACATTACAGGGTTGATTGGTCCCAACGGAGCAGGAAAGAGCACAACGATCAAAATGATTATGGGAACTGTTCTCCCGGATCAAGGGAGTGTCACAGTATTTGGACAGCGTGTGGTACCAGAAGACGGTACGGTTCGCGATAAAGTCGGCTTCGTATCCGACGAAAATATCTTCTACGACTATTTAAGTATGGATCAAATGAAGCGAATCGTCGCCCCATTCTATTCCCGCTGGAACGATGATATTTATGATAAATATATGACACTGTTTGAGCTGCCAGGGAAGAAGAAGATCAAAGATTGCTCCAAGGGAATGAAGATGAAGTATGCCATCGCGATCGCATTGTCACACCAGCCTGAGCTGCTTATTATGGATGAGCCGACCGCAGGTCTTGACCCGGTCTTTCGGCGGGAGCTGCTGGACTTGCTTGGCGAATATATTATTGATGAGCATAAGAGCATTTTGTTCTCTACGCATCTGACGGCAGACTTGGACCGTGTAGCTGACTATATCACTTTCCTTAACAAAGGCACGCTTGTATTCAGTGATAGCAAGGAGGAAGTGACTGAGCGTTATGTGATTGCTAAAGGCCCTAAGGAGCTGCTGGACAGGGATGTACAGAAGCAGTTCGTTGGCTTAAGAGTAACGGATTTCGGCTTCGAAGCATTGGCAAATAACCGCGAACAGGCAGAAAGCATATTCGGAGACCGCGTAATGTATCAGCAGCCTACGCTTGAAGATATCATGTATTTTACAGCGAGAGGAGATAAAACTCATGTCTAACGTCATAAACTTAATCCGTAAGGACTTTGTGCTATTTCAAAAATATATATGGATTGTGCTAATCTATTTATTTATTTTCTCCAATAACGGATTAACCTCTGGAATGATTCCAGGTATTGTCGTGGTCTTAGTTGTAGGGATGGAGCTGAAGACAAGCAACCAGCAGTTCTTGCTTACCCTGCCGTTAAACCGCCGCCTGCTCATTATCGCCAAGTATATTTCGTCCATATTCTACGCCCTATGCGGCTTGATTCTCTCTGTGCTGGTGAGTATAGGGTTTGATTATTTTCGGAATGGCAGTTATAGCTTTAGTATAACTGAGACGAGTATCATGCTGTTTATTGTCATTTTCCTCACCTCTGTCTATTTGCCATTATCTTACTGGCTTGGGTTTAAAGGAGCGCAATATCTGAATATTGTTGTCATTATCGTGATTCTATCCATGAGTAGTATTGTTTCAAATATTATTGCGGATCCGGATTCCTCTTCTGTGATCCATTGGATTGCTGACCATCAGGCAGGATCAGTTATGTTTGCGGGCGCGGCATCCTTGCTGCTCTTGGTGATATCCTATTTCATTTCATTTACTATTTTTACTAAAAAGGATTTTTAACTGGCGGTTCATGAATTTGAATGGATGTTGATTAATGAGCACCTCTTTTTGGGTAATCTTGAAACAGACAGCTAAACTGCTAAGTCGAGCTATCAGTTTACAATAAAAGGAGCGTGTATGCATGTCGGAAATTCAAAATCAACGTCTTCGTTTCCAAGGGAAAACAGCCATCGTCACGGGAGCAGGTTCCGGCATCGGAAAGGCGACAGCCATCAGGCTTGCCAAAGAAGGAGCTAAAGTAGCGCTCTTTGATAAGGATAATGAACGAACCCGGTCCACCGAGCATGAAATCAACCAAATTTTCCGGGGGGTCTCCCGTTCCTTCGATGTGGATGTCTCCGACCCTGTACGGATGGAGGCGGCTGTGAATGAGGCGGCGGAATTTTTCGGGGGCATTGATATTTTGTTCGCGAATGCCGGGATTAATGGAGCATGGGCCCCGATTGAGGAAATGAGCTTTGAAGATTGGGAGCGGATTATTCGAATCAATCTGAACGGAACTTTCTTGTCGGTAAAATACGTGATTCCGCATATGAAGAAACAGGGGGCAGGCAGCATCATCATCACAAGTTCTATCAACGGTCTGGACAGATTCGCCGGCTGGGGCTCCTCCGCATACAGCACCACCAAGGGCGGGCAGGTCGCGTTTGGCAAAATGGCGGCGCTCGAGCTGGCTAAGTTCAAGATTCGTGTCAATGTGATTAGTCCAGGAGCCATCGCTACGAATATTGACGAAACGACAAGAAAGAGCGATGATTTAGAAGAGATCGTCATCCCTGTGGAATACCCGGAAGGCAGCCAGCCGCTGGCGAACGGACCGGGCCAGCCCGAGGATGTCGCCGACTTGGTCGCTTTTCTAGCCTCGTCGGAATCCAAGCATATTACGGGAGCCCGAATTCGCATTGATGGTGCAGAAGCTTTGCTGTAAGCATTTATGGCATCATGACATTTGCTGCCTGGCCATGAGACTGCTGTCTTTGGGGACCTGCATAAGGAGAGATGACCCATGCTGTCTTGGCTGGCTGAACAGAGGATTGAAGAAGCGATGCGGCGCGGAGAATTCGAAGGGCTGCCTGGTAAGGGCAAGCCGGTAGAGATTGAGGATCTCTCACATGTACCTGAAGAGCTCCGCGTAGCTTATAAGATTCTTAAGAATGCTGGAACGCTGCCCGAGGAGCTGCAGCTCCAAGGAGAGTGTATAAGGTTAGAAGATTTGATTGCGGCCTGTGAGGACAAGAGCGAGAGACAAAAGCTTCACAGACAGCTTAATGAGAGGGCCCTGCGTCTGCGGATGCTGCTTGAACAGCGGGGACTGCAGGGGACGGAAGTATACGCACAGTATGGCACTGCTATCCGCAGCAGGCTTAACCAGAAGACAAATGAATGAGAACCCAGCCCGGATATACCCGGGCTGGGTTCTTGATCGTTTGTAGAAGGGCGCTCAATGTGGCAGAAGCTGACGAATCATGGATTCACTGAGCACAAAGGGGGTCTTCGATATGTGATCCAGCTGGAAGCCTTGAACCAGATCAACGGCTGCTGTCTTCTCGGGACGGTCGATGAGACCAGAAATGTAAGCCAGCCAGCCAATTACCGTCTCGGGGCGGGTTCCGGCCTTTCGAAGTGCAGCCAGGCCCAAATCTCCATGCCGCTTGGCCAAACGGTGTCCATCTTCGCCTAGAATCAGCGGAGCATGGGCAAATTGCGGGGGCTGGAGCCCAAGAGCCTTGTAAAGAGCAAGCTGCCTAGGCGTGGAGTCCAGCAGATCGTCGCCCCGCAGCACATGCGTGATGCCCATGGCTGCATCGTCCACCGTCACTGCGAGCTGGTAAGAATACATACCGTCTGCACGCTTTACGACGAAGTCGCCCCCGCTTCCCGGCTGGAAAACTTGAACACCTGCAATTCCGTCTACAAACGTGAACGCTTCAGCTTGCAAACCAAACCGTGTAGAGGGGTTCTTCAATTGAGATTTTGCCTGCTGTTCTTCTCTAGTCAGATTTCGGCAGGTACCGTTGTAAACAGCGCCTTCGGAGGAGAGGCCATGCGGCGCTCCTGCGACACCGAGGAGATCGGCCCGGCTGCAGAAGCAAGGGTAAAGGCGGCCCGCTCTCTGTAAAGTTTGAAGCGCTTCTTCGTATTTCTCCAGCCTCTGACTCTGAAGATAAGGACCGTAAGCTCCGATGGTTTCCGGCCCCTCATCCCAGCCCAGGCCCAGCCATTGCAAATCTTGCAAGATGCCTTCTGTAATGCTGGGCTTGGATCGCTGCAGATCAATGTCCTCAATCCGGAGAATGAATTCACCATCGGCCGCGCGAACCTGCAGCCAGGAAAGAAGCGCAATTTTGGCATTGCCCAGATGCATGTGGCCTGAAGGGGTCGGGGCAAAACGTCCGCGAATCATAGCAGTTCACTTCCTCGTATCTATAAACAATATGTTCATTTATTATACTAGGCTGGGCTATTAAAACAAAGCCGTAGGCCAAGGAGGCTAAGCCTTTGACAGGCCGCCGGAGCTGCTTATATGATTAGAGCACACAGATGCCTGAGCAAGGCATAGAGGAAATATCCAGAGGAGATTTAGTAATGAACTTACCCATAGAAGCATGTCTGCCAGAGCTGAAGACCGTGCTCGGGCAGGGAAGAAATGCCGTGCTGCTGGCTGAGCCCGGAGCAGGGAAAACAACGAGGACCCCGCTAGCGCTTTTGCAGGAGCCTTGGATGGAGGGAAAGAACATCCTATTGCTGGAGCCGAGAAGACTTGCAGCCCGCTCGGCAGCCGCCTTTATGGCTAGACAGCTTGGAGAAGCTCTCGGTGAAACCGTCGGCTACCGGATTCGGCAGGAGAGTGTGACAAGCAAGAAGACCCGAATCACGGTGGTCACCGAAGGCATATTGACCCGTATGCTGCAGAGTGATCCGGCTCTCTTGGATACAGGGCTCATTATCTTTGATGAATTCCATGAGCGGAGCCTGCACGCTGATTTGGGACTTGCCTTAAGCCGGCAGAGCCAGGAGCTGCTGCGGGAAGATTTAAGGCTGCTAGTCATGTCAGCCACACTGCACGCCGATCCTGTGTCAGAGCTGCTGGGAGGAGCGGCGGTGATTCGAAGCGAGGGGCGGGCTTTCCCGGTGGAGACCCGATATTTGCAAGCTCACAGTACGCTGCCGATGGACGAGCTGATGGGCCGAACGATTCAAGCAGCTCTTCAGGAACATGAAGGAAATATTCTTGCTTTTCTACCGGGAGTCAAAGAAATTCATCGTACGGAGCAGTTCCTTAGAGGAGCGATTTCTGCGGAAGTTCTGATTGCCCCATTATACGGCAGTCTCTCTCAGGAGGAGCAGCGCAAGGCTATTGCAGCTCCTGGAGCTGGCAAGCGCAAAGTGGTTTTGGCGACCTCCATCGCCGAATCCAGCCTGACCGTGGAGGGGGTCACAGTGGTGATTGATGCCGGCCTCCGCCGGACCCAGCTGTTCTCGCCGCGAACCGGCATGGGCCGCCTGGTTACCGTCCGGGCGGCGAAGGATTCTGCAGACCAGCGGCGAGGCCGGGCTGGACGAACGGCGCCCGGCATCTGCTACCGTCTCTGGACCGAGGCGGAGCACCGGGCTTTGCCGGAAGCAACGCCTCCTGAGATCATGGAGGCGGACCTGGCGCTGCTTGCGCTGGAGCTCGCCGCCTGGGGAGTGAAATCCCCGGCCGAGCTGGCGTGGATTGACGCGCCGCCGGAAGCAGCGTACAGGCAGGCGGCAGACCTGCTGCAGCGCCTGGAGGCGGTCGATGCCAGTGGGACGCTCACGCCGGAGGGCCAAGAAATCGCGCGTCTTGGCATACATCCGCGGCTTGGCCGGATGCTGCTTGCGGCAAGGCCCCATGGCTGCATCCGGCTGGCGTCGCTGCTCGCGGCGCTGTTGGAGGATCCGCGCGTGCTTCGCGCCGCAGACCCGGACGCGCGAAGCCGGCTGGAACAGCTGCGCCAAGCCGAAGCAGCGCAGCTGCCAAGACAATCAGAGCTTGGCGCGATGCTTGTCCAGGCCAGAGAATGGGCTGGCAGGCTGAGCGCCGCTGGCGAGTCTTTGCCCAGCGCCGCCAGGGCGGAAGAGCTGTGCGGACTGCTGCTTTCCTACGCTTATCCGGACCGGATCGGCCAGAGGCGTCCGGACGGCCGGTATTTACTGTCAAACGGAAGAGGGGCGGCCTTCCCAAGGACGGGCACTTCGGCCGCCGGGCCCTATATTGTAGCTGCCGAGTTGGATGATGAAGGCGCCGAGGCGAGGATCACTTTGGCCGCACCGCTTGAGGAGGCGCTGCTGGAACAGGAATGGCACAGCCGAATGACAGAGGAGGAACGGGTACAGTGGAACCCGGACACAGAATCCGTGCAGGCTTGGCAAGCCCAGCGTCTCGGAGCGATTGTGTGGAAGGAGCGGCCCATCGCCCAGCCCTCGCCTGAGGCTGTTCAGCGTGCACTTCTGCAGGCTGCGGCGGAATCAGGCCTTAGTCTGCTGCCATGGACACCCAAAGCAAGGCAGCTCCAGCAGCGCATCCAGTTCTTATCCCATTACTCGGATGGGTGGCCAAGTGTATCAGATGAGGCACTGGGGATACAAATCCATGAATGGCTGGGTCCTTATACGACCGGCTTTAAACGGAAGTCCGATTTGCAGAAGCTGAATTTGTTCACCCTGCTGCAGAACCTGCTTAGCTGGGAACAGCAGCGGGAACTGGAGACAGAGGCCCCTTCCAGCTTTGTTGTACCCAGCGGTTCAAGGATTACGATACATTATGGGGAGGGATATGAGCCCCATGCCGCAGTACGGCTTCAAGAGGTGTTTGGGCTGCTCAGCACTCCGCGCCTCGCCTTCGGACATGTACCGCTGCTTCTGCACTTGCTGTCGCCAGCAGGGCGGCCGGTGCAGGTTACGGCGGATTTAGGAAACTTCTGGAAGAGCACTTATTTTGATGTGAAAAAGGACCTTAAAGGCCGATATCCTAAGCACTACTGGCCGGATGACCCGATGGAGGCAACGGCAACTCGCCGGGTGCGTCCGGAGAAATAATTCCAGGGCTGCCAGGTTAGTTCTGCGGATGTGTGGGTAATGAAGTTTGTATACTCTCATATCCGAGGAGGCGAGTGTCGTATGGCTAAGAAGATAGTCGGCGTGTTTGAGACCGAGAAGGAAGCATCTGCGGCAATTGGCGCGCTTGAGCAGCAAGGCTTTCTCGCAGAAGAAATCTCAATTGTAGCAAGAGACCGCAGAGATCGGGAGGCCATTGAGAATGAGACCGGTACCAAGGCGCCGGAAGGCATAGCTGCAGGAGCGGCAACCGGCGGAGTGCTCGGCGGAGTGGCCGGGCTGCTTGCAGGTCTAGGCTTGCTAGCCATTCCAGGCATCGGTCCCATTCTTGCGGCAGGCCCTATTGCTGCCACATTGACTGGTGCGGCTGTTGGAGCTGGTGCGGGAGGCCTTGTCGGCGGTCTCATTGGACTGGGTATTCCTGAGGAAGAGGCCAAGGAATACGAATCCTATGTTAATGAGGGGAAAATTCTCGTTCTGGTCGATGAGGACCAGCGGAATCACCAGGTTTATGATGCTTTTCGCGACAATGCCTCCCTTAATTCCCGCAGATACGATGATCTGGATGCCAGGGACGTAAGGGCCAATGCGGAGCTTGGAACAAATGACTTTGATGGCAGGCCTTAACCCTTAGAAGATTTATATAGTCATGCTGCAGACCGGATCTTATGAGAAGACGATAGGATCCGGCCTGTTTGTGCTTTTTTCTATTATAATTATCAATTTATAGCGCAGCGATGAATAGGCTTTAACGAATAGGAGGAGAAGCATGGTGAACAGGCTGATGAAGAGAACATGTAAGACAGTGGTATGTCTAGCTCTGGCGAGTAGCATGACGGGGGTTGCCGGGCAGGGGCAGGCGCAGGCAGCGCCAGCATTGGCATCGATTTCTAATCCTATATTAGAAATTAAGATACCTGATCAAGCGCCAAAATGGAGTGTGGACATAGACCGGAAGGATATAACCCGTCTGGGTGAAGGGGGAGCCGTATCGGGACAAGGGATGGTGTTTGCCGTCAAGAAGGGGCGGCTTATTGCGCTGGATGCTGTCTCAGGAACAATAAAGTGGCGTTCTGGCAGCAGCTTGACTCCGAATATCGTATTTCAAAATGGCCGGTTATACGGGATTGATCAGGACGGCAGAGTTTCTGCATTTAACGTAAATGGGAAGAAATTGTGGACATCCACCAAAAAAGTAGTTGCCGCAGACAAAATAATCGCTGTCAAGGGGAAAGTATACATACTGCGCGGCATTGATCTTTATGCCCTGAATGGTTCTAACGGAAAGCTGGAATGGGAACATCATGATACTGAGGCCGAAGTAGGTCTCGGTGACCTGATGGTAAGCGATGGGGTTGTTCTTCGTACCTATGTTGTTCAAGGCGCACTTAGCGCGGTGCAGCTTAATGCCTTCGATGCAGCTACCGGGAAGAAGCTCTGGGGGAAATTCCGTTATAATTATCCTTTAGCAGTTAAAGATGGGGCTGTCTATTCTGTGTACGAGCAGGACCCTATTGCAGCTTTCGCAGAGAAGACTCCACAGCTCGCGATCAAGGTGTTCAACCTTCGTACCGGGATGGATATAGGTGAGCGATCCTATTCGTGGCTTACAGGTTCTGTGAAGGATTTGAGGGCTAATTCGAAGGCCATACTTCAGGGGAATGATCTATTTACGTTCGGCGGCGGAGTTATCGCGAAGTACGATTTCAGTCACTATGAGGGCCCGGACGGTAAGCCGGTGCAAAAATGGCTGGGAGCCGGTGAGAACGGCGATATGCCGGTATCTCAGGTGATTGCAAACCGGGTGTTTATCTGGAATTCCGGAAATCCCTTTGCTCTGAAAGCAGTTAAGCTGGCCAATGGACAGGGTATCGGCTACCGCTTTGACAATCCGGTATCTCAAGTAGATATCACCGAGAAGGCGGTATTTGCCGGCCAGACGGACGGAGTCTGGGTGGCTGCGAATCTTCAGACTACTTTGCCTGTGATGAAGGTTCGTACCGGTTCAAGAAACTATGGTCCCACCCTTACAGAGAAGGGGATGGCGATTATTCAGACGGAAGACAAACTTTTCGGCGTGAGTCTGCCAAGTGCCATCAAATAATACACTTGCTTGATACAGTTACCCGCGAGAGGCAAATCCAAGAGATTTGCCTTTTTCTATTTTTATTAGAATAAAGAAGTTCTGCATGATGTGATGGCTTGATTAACTATGGACTTATAGCTTATATTCTGGAGATATGGCTCTTTAGAAATGAGGAGGAACATGCAGCATGACCTATAAGCAGATCAAATGGCTGATTCTGATTGTCCCGACCTTGATCGTCGGTTTGTGGGAAGTACTCCGCCATCAATTGTTAATGCCGTATATCTCAATGGACTTAGGCAATTATATAACTCCATGTATTCTGTTTGTGGTGAGCATTACTCTGCTGAATGGGTGGTTTAAGCAGCTGGAGAGAATGCAGAGAGAACTGCAAGAGGCACGCCTGGCTAAGATTCAATTGGAAGCCCGGGACCAGCTTGCTAGAGAACTTCATGATGGAATTGCCCAATCTTTGTTCCTGCTTGCGGTGAAGATTGATAAAGCGGAGCGGCAAAGCGCTTCCGAGAGCGGTACCGACTGGAATGAGCTGCGTAAGACTGTGCATGAGGTGAATCGGTATGTGAGACAGGCGATTTCGGATCTGCGGGTCCAGCCCGAATCAATTCTAGAGGCTTCTACATCTATGCAAAGCCGGATTCAGAAGCTTGAACAGGAAATATCAGCCCCTCTTCAGGTGAATTGGAAGCTGCCGGACGCTATGCTGACAGCCAAGGAGCAGGTAGAGCTGCTGGCGATGATTAGAGAGGCTGTGATGAATGTTAGGAAGCATGCTGAAGCCACGAAGCTTGTTGTTAGCGGAGATTTTGGAGCGGCAGATCAGTGGATGGTCAAGATTGAAGATAACGGGAAAGGGATGCTGAAGCATGAGAATGAGGTGGAGGCGGGCAAATTCGGGCTGACCATCATGCGGGAGCGGGCAAGGGTTATGGGCTGGGAAGTCACGATTCAATCTGAGCCTGGTGATACGGTTGTTTGTATACTAGGAAAGGGGGGAAGACAACATGAGAACGCGCGTACTTGTCGTTGATGATCATGCGCATGCTAGAGAAGGAATTTGCGATATCCTGTCTGCGGATGAATCTTTTGAGGTGATTGGGACGGCTGCAGGAGGGAGAGAAGCGGTAGAGTTAACGGATAAACTGATGCCCGACCTGCTGCTCATGGATATCGGGATGCCCGATATGGATGGACTCGAGGCTACACGCATTATCAAGCTAAGATTTCCATATGTTAAAATCGTTCTTATTACCGTCTCCGATGACGTTGCCTATTTATTTGAAGCTCTGAAGGCAGGTGCGCAAGGGTTCCTGCTCAAAAATCTGTCTCCGTCCACCTGGGTTGAATATTTGCGCGCCATTATCAATGACGAGGCGCCATTACCGCGTGAACTGGCTCTGCAAATTCTGCAGGAATTTCCGGGGGCTCCAAAGGCTGAATATGAGGAAGAACATCCCCTCACCGTGAGAGAACGGGAAATTTTGCAGTGGGTCGCTTCAGGCTTAACGAATCGCGAGATCGCTATGCAGCTGGAAATCTCGGATCAGACGGTGAAGAATCATTTGAAAAATATTTTGCAAAAGCTGCAGCTGGAGAACCGGGTACAGTTGACTAGGTATGCGTTAAAAAGAGGCTGGGTGGAATAGAAGCAGTTGAAGCAGTTGTGTACTTAGAAGTTAGAACCTGAGCCTTGCAGGCTTGTTATGAAACTGGCGCTTTGGAAGGAGTTCGGCTTCTTGAACTCGAAGTTATAATCATTATATAGATTGAACTAAAGTTTTACATTGAATTTTCTGTTATATGGCCTAATACTGCCCTGTCCTATAACGTTCATATCTTTAGTTCATTCTATATAGGTCATTATAAAGGGGGAGTTTAGATACAATGTCAGTCATTCCTGTACTTAATGAGGGGTATGTGCGGCTCGTAGACCATATGGGTTCCGATCTAACTGTTGTAAATGCCGCTCGCGTATCTTATGCTAAGCAGTCCATGGAGCTGAGCGAAAGGGATGTGAAGCTGATTCGGTTTCTGGCGCGTGAGGGACATACCTCTCCGTTTCGCCATGCGATCGTACAGTTCGAGATCTATGCACCGTTAATGGTAGCCCGGCAGTGGTGGAAGTATGTAGTTGGTTCCGCTCACTATGAAGGAACAGGGGACAGTCTTGACGCTTGGAATGAGTCCAGCCGCAGATACATAACTGAAGAGCCTGTATTCTACGTGCCTCAAGCAGATCAGTGGCGGTCGAAGCCGGAAAATTCCAAACAGGGCAGCGGGGATGTGATTTCCTGGGAGCTTGGAGATAAGCACACCGAGGAACTGATGGAATACATAGAGCTGGGCTTGAGCAAATATGAAGCGGCACTGGCCGACGGTATCTGTGCTGAGCAAGCTCGTCTATTCCTGCCGGCATACGGAATGTATGTACGTTGGTATTGGACAGCTTCAGTTCAATCCGCAGCACATTTTTTGTCGCAAAGGCTGGAGCATGATGCCCAGAAGGAAATTCAGGAATATGCAAAGGCGATCCTTGAGCATATCAAACCGCTTTATCCGGTATCGCTGGAACAATTGGTTCAAACGGAAGCGATAGTGAAATAACATGGAACAACCCGAGCTCGCTGAGACCAGCGGCTCTTTTTTTTGGCATGAAATCAACCAAACCTGGGAACAGACCGAGGAACACAATAAACACGCACTTTATTTAATGCTTTAAACTAGTACATTAACAAATATATCGACTACCAAAATCATGGTCATTAATTCTATTAATTCAACATATGAAAAA from Paenibacillus sp. CAA11 encodes:
- the thyX gene encoding FAD-dependent thymidylate synthase — encoded protein: MSVIPVLNEGYVRLVDHMGSDLTVVNAARVSYAKQSMELSERDVKLIRFLAREGHTSPFRHAIVQFEIYAPLMVARQWWKYVVGSAHYEGTGDSLDAWNESSRRYITEEPVFYVPQADQWRSKPENSKQGSGDVISWELGDKHTEELMEYIELGLSKYEAALADGICAEQARLFLPAYGMYVRWYWTASVQSAAHFLSQRLEHDAQKEIQEYAKAILEHIKPLYPVSLEQLVQTEAIVK